Proteins encoded by one window of Lathyrus oleraceus cultivar Zhongwan6 chromosome 1, CAAS_Psat_ZW6_1.0, whole genome shotgun sequence:
- the LOC127115617 gene encoding zinc finger protein JAGGED — translation MSLRLDNNTKPTSNMLQDSEHSSSSKNVITEVLSEEVNEYFCLFCNKKFSTYQALGGHQNAHKRERDFKKNEQRKREEEMDSTLSFRSSFSHSYPYSKSIHYQGYPYLCGNFQQSIETHMNNTMPSLLGSPSLGYGGMYMPNTPSPPPSLFGSPSIGYGGMYMPNTPSPPPLFVMPISKPPITIPQFGMTNFLDGNQTYALPISQRASIMELRLSGQTNQTLSFHESTEEIFNAQFPSHDLPIETHNFIGEGQFQAETNLSSSSTESIMEELNLNLKL, via the coding sequence ATGTCTTTGAGGCTTGACAATAACACCAAACCAACTTCCAATATGTTACAGGATAGTGAACATTCAAGTTCATCCAAAAATGTTATTACTGAAGTTTTATCTGAGGAAGTGAACGAATATTTCTGTCTTTTTTGTAACAAGAAATTCTCGACTTATCAAGCTCTTGGAGGACACCAAAACGCTCATAAGCGTGAACGTGACTTCAAAAAAAATGAACAAAGAAAGAGGGAGGAGGAAATGGATTCCACCCTAAGTTTTAGATCTAGTTTTTCACACTCTTATCCTTATTCAAAATCTATTCACTATCAAGGGTATCCTTATTTATGTGGCAACTTTCAACAATCAATTGAAACTCATATGAACAATACCATGCCTTCTTTGCTTGGTTCTCCGTCTCTGGGCTATGGAGGTATGTATATGCCAAATACACCTTCTCCACCACCTTCTTTGTTTGGTTCTCCGTCTATAGGCTATGGAGGGATGTATATGCCAAATACACCTTCCCCGCCACCTCTATTTGTGATGCCAATATCAAAGCCACCCATCACAATACCACAATTTGGGATGACTAATTTTTTGGATGGAAATCAAACTTATGCGCTGCCAATTTCTCAAAGGGCAAGCATTATGGAGTTGAGACTTTCTGGTCAAACTAATCAAACCCTTTCATTTCATGAGAGTACAGAAGAAATTTTCAATGCTCAATTTCCTTCTCACGATCTTCCAATAGAAACACATAATTTTATTGGAGAAGGTCAATTTCAAGCAGAGACTAATTTGTCTTCTTCATCTACCGAATCAATAATGGAAGAACTCAACTTGAATCTCAAGCTTTAA